The following coding sequences are from one Paenibacillus sp. FSL R5-0912 window:
- a CDS encoding cyclic lactone autoinducer peptide: MNKSIVYGLASCLSVVALTFVSTASILYIHQPKTPSELLK; this comes from the coding sequence ATGAATAAGAGCATCGTTTACGGATTGGCATCTTGTCTGTCGGTAGTGGCTTTGACGTTTGTCAGTACTGCAAGTATTTTGTATATTCATCAACCGAAAACTCCTTCAGAGTTATTGAAATAA
- a CDS encoding TetR/AcrR family transcriptional regulator, which translates to MSKIKKEISERGESPEAMADKPAQTLGRKRDHTRDDKILEAAIDILADTSFEGMTMDMVAARAKAGKATVYRRWSSKAELVRDALAWMNRSQLELESLPDTGTLREDFLVLLKPQSIAEEERKFRVLAGLGSFLQQPEFAEAGTAGIFEPWVAMNRELMNRAVVRGEIPAHADIEMACQVITSMASFRGLIQRKPFDKLFFTALIDGILLPALKNPQAAPNIMN; encoded by the coding sequence ATGAGTAAAATAAAAAAGGAAATTTCAGAGAGGGGCGAAAGTCCAGAGGCCATGGCAGACAAGCCTGCTCAAACATTGGGCCGCAAGCGAGATCACACGCGGGATGATAAAATCCTCGAGGCGGCAATAGACATCCTCGCTGATACGAGTTTTGAGGGGATGACAATGGACATGGTCGCGGCTCGGGCAAAGGCTGGGAAGGCGACAGTGTATCGCCGCTGGTCTTCCAAGGCAGAATTAGTCAGAGACGCTTTAGCATGGATGAACCGAAGTCAACTTGAGCTCGAAAGCTTACCAGATACAGGAACCTTGCGCGAAGATTTCCTCGTGCTTTTGAAGCCGCAATCGATTGCGGAAGAAGAGCGAAAATTCCGAGTCCTAGCCGGTCTGGGCTCCTTTTTGCAGCAGCCGGAATTTGCCGAAGCAGGAACAGCGGGGATTTTCGAACCATGGGTGGCTATGAACCGCGAGCTTATGAACCGTGCCGTCGTTCGTGGTGAAATTCCCGCTCACGCGGACATTGAGATGGCTTGCCAGGTCATTACTTCAATGGCTTCCTTTCGCGGACTTATCCAGCGAAAACCGTTCGACAAGCTTTTTTTTACAGCGCTAATCGATGGCATTCTGCTGCCTGCACTCAAAAACCCGCAAGCAGCCCCAAATATTATGAATTGA
- a CDS encoding LytTR family DNA-binding domain-containing protein, whose protein sequence is MITLSVTKDVNGQSGVVSLPIDEILYMQHSSGLRKVVVYTEDGTYYTTGPLSYWCTALNNSGFEFSVGDRTAAINVRKIVRMNDFFKTAYFNLNSKNGCMLSKIGYEDLKKQLGSAIENIVFN, encoded by the coding sequence ATGATTACATTATCAGTGACAAAAGATGTGAATGGCCAATCCGGTGTGGTTTCTCTGCCGATTGATGAAATCTTGTATATGCAGCACAGCAGCGGTTTGCGAAAGGTCGTTGTATACACAGAAGATGGAACCTATTATACGACAGGTCCCCTTAGCTATTGGTGTACAGCACTGAATAATAGCGGGTTCGAATTTTCGGTGGGAGACCGTACAGCGGCCATTAATGTGAGGAAGATCGTACGGATGAATGATTTTTTTAAAACAGCGTACTTTAATCTGAACAGCAAAAACGGCTGCATGCTGTCAAAAATAGGTTATGAGGATTTAAAGAAACAATTGGGAAGTGCAATTGAAAACATAGTATTTAACTAG
- a CDS encoding YuzF family protein, which produces MYPMHQQMPQAIMVYPIDPYVVETLMSVKGKQVVLETTRGGISGCVMDVKPDHVVLDIRGRKFFVRICEIVWIMPE; this is translated from the coding sequence ATGTATCCAATGCATCAACAGATGCCACAAGCAATCATGGTCTATCCAATTGATCCCTATGTCGTTGAAACCTTAATGTCTGTAAAAGGTAAGCAGGTGGTACTTGAAACCACTCGCGGCGGGATTAGCGGCTGTGTGATGGATGTAAAGCCAGACCATGTTGTATTGGATATCAGAGGCAGAAAATTCTTTGTACGCATCTGTGAGATCGTTTGGATCATGCCGGAGTAA
- a CDS encoding SDR family NAD(P)-dependent oxidoreductase, which translates to MNLFRLSRLTQLVLPMRKQKSGKIINTSSAGGKVYTLLGACYHAASGS; encoded by the coding sequence GTGAATCTTTTTCGATTAAGTCGTCTGACGCAATTGGTTCTTCCAATGAGAAAGCAAAAATCAGGGAAGATCATCAACACTTCATCGGCTGGCGGAAAAGTTTATACATTGCTCGGTGCCTGTTACCATGCTGCGTCTGGAAGTTAA
- a CDS encoding accessory gene regulator ArgB-like protein, which translates to MIEKLSALTAKAIKEAVPHHPTSEAVLKYALEGIYNAVFIIGLTLLISMITGNTKETFIILLTFALLRQTSGGKHLQSGVLCVVVTTSLFTGMSFVKPDVQMTQMLNLISILLVAMYAPSNIEHQSRIPRKYYPLLKLIAAVMIAANFIIISPTVSVSFFVQALTLIKTSRREVKSID; encoded by the coding sequence GTGATTGAAAAACTATCTGCCCTCACAGCAAAAGCTATAAAAGAAGCGGTTCCGCATCATCCAACAAGTGAAGCTGTACTTAAATATGCGCTGGAAGGTATTTATAACGCTGTATTTATAATCGGCTTGACATTGCTTATCTCAATGATTACCGGTAATACCAAAGAAACGTTCATTATACTCCTAACCTTTGCGTTATTAAGGCAAACAAGCGGAGGAAAACATCTTCAATCTGGCGTTCTATGCGTAGTAGTTACTACCTCACTATTTACAGGAATGTCTTTTGTTAAGCCAGATGTACAAATGACGCAAATGCTAAACCTTATCAGTATTCTTCTTGTAGCCATGTACGCACCATCCAATATTGAGCATCAAAGCAGGATTCCTAGAAAGTATTACCCGCTGTTAAAGCTAATAGCAGCTGTAATGATTGCGGCTAACTTCATTATCATATCTCCAACAGTATCGGTCAGTTTCTTTGTACAAGCGCTTACTCTGATTAAAACTTCACGAAGGGAGGTGAAATCCATTGACTAA
- a CDS encoding SDR family oxidoreductase gives MQIKPVALITGANKGIGLQIAKDLAGHGFTVLVGSRSFENGETAANSIGADAHALQLDVTDQNSIVAAAARIRNEFGRLDVLVNNAGISHAGKPGEFPSSGAASGLMTVASLEEIRAVYETNVFGVIAVTQAMLPLLREAPAARIVNMGSSGGSLSWNSIPGNSHRAMFGAYSASKSAVHAVTLAFAFALESTNIKVNAACPGFTSTALNNFAGTRSVEQGAHEAVRLAMIGADGPTGTFSDEAGPVAW, from the coding sequence ATGCAGATCAAACCCGTAGCCTTGATCACCGGGGCAAATAAAGGAATAGGTTTACAAATTGCGAAGGATCTTGCGGGACATGGCTTCACCGTACTCGTTGGATCACGCAGTTTTGAGAATGGGGAAACTGCAGCCAACAGCATCGGAGCAGATGCGCACGCTCTTCAGCTTGACGTTACAGATCAAAATTCTATCGTTGCAGCAGCAGCGCGAATTCGGAACGAATTCGGTCGTCTCGATGTACTCGTGAACAATGCAGGCATCTCACATGCAGGCAAACCGGGTGAGTTTCCAAGCAGCGGTGCGGCGAGCGGTCTTATGACTGTTGCTTCGCTCGAAGAGATTCGAGCGGTTTATGAAACTAATGTTTTTGGTGTAATTGCTGTCACCCAGGCCATGCTACCACTTTTGCGTGAGGCCCCCGCAGCTCGTATCGTCAACATGGGCAGCAGCGGCGGATCCCTTAGCTGGAACTCTATTCCGGGTAACTCACATCGTGCAATGTTCGGGGCCTATTCGGCGTCAAAATCGGCAGTTCATGCTGTGACACTTGCCTTTGCCTTTGCGCTTGAATCGACAAATATTAAGGTCAATGCGGCATGTCCAGGTTTTACATCGACTGCACTTAATAATTTTGCCGGCACTCGTAGCGTGGAACAAGGGGCGCATGAAGCTGTCCGGCTTGCGATGATTGGCGCGGACGGTCCAACAGGCACGTTTTCAGATGAGGCTGGACCCGTTGCGTGGTAA
- a CDS encoding Ig-like domain-containing protein has translation MFDLFNVNDTADFEFIQSQIGTDVNINQSATPTRVVITNTNLNSGYDDKKITSLSPIHRGDIIVFEGNKYMLISEINSERYNKYKGIIRRLPQTIIVNSSCRFIHVDCYITVGDLGVTSGKVITVADGSINVFTNEYYKDLGLEIGNRFFVDGQMFKITGIDTFSQKGIANLSCEKDLINSSTDDVANGIAGGLACPVDITTEPTSVVLGSTLQLVYTSTSNAPVTFTSSNTAIATVNATGLVTSHSVGSVTVTIANATNGRITDTVILAVEDAPVSKTIVMTSNSTIISEIKETQSKTLTANVYDGTTLITNGSEPVTWGLYEDDQVSPYNTVNMQITATTASTITLKCVKYARLYYVQLKCTLNSDPSIFIWQRIAIKSLY, from the coding sequence ATGTTTGATTTATTCAATGTCAACGATACAGCCGATTTTGAATTTATCCAGAGTCAAATTGGTACGGATGTTAATATAAACCAATCTGCTACACCTACACGAGTAGTCATTACTAATACGAACCTTAATAGTGGTTATGATGATAAGAAGATTACTTCTCTGTCTCCTATCCATCGTGGCGATATTATTGTTTTTGAAGGCAATAAATACATGCTTATCAGTGAGATAAATAGTGAGCGTTATAACAAATACAAAGGGATCATCCGAAGATTGCCGCAAACTATAATCGTCAACTCTTCATGTCGTTTTATTCATGTGGATTGTTATATTACTGTTGGAGATTTAGGGGTAACATCGGGGAAGGTAATAACTGTAGCAGATGGCAGTATCAATGTTTTTACTAATGAATACTATAAGGATTTGGGGCTAGAAATCGGTAATAGATTCTTTGTTGATGGTCAGATGTTTAAGATTACAGGAATAGATACATTTTCTCAAAAAGGAATTGCAAATTTGTCCTGTGAGAAGGATCTGATTAACAGCAGTACAGATGATGTTGCTAATGGAATTGCTGGCGGCCTTGCATGTCCAGTTGATATTACGACAGAACCAACTTCTGTAGTTCTCGGTTCTACGCTACAGTTAGTCTATACAAGCACAAGCAATGCACCTGTAACATTTACATCCTCTAATACTGCAATCGCCACCGTGAACGCTACAGGGCTTGTGACAAGCCATTCAGTGGGTAGTGTTACTGTTACAATTGCCAATGCTACAAATGGGCGTATCACAGATACTGTTATTCTGGCGGTTGAAGATGCCCCAGTGTCTAAGACAATTGTAATGACTTCAAATAGTACAATAATCTCAGAAATAAAAGAAACTCAGTCAAAAACTTTAACGGCTAATGTCTACGATGGAACCACATTAATTACAAACGGTTCAGAACCTGTCACATGGGGGCTGTATGAAGATGACCAGGTTAGTCCATATAATACTGTAAATATGCAAATTACTGCCACTACAGCATCAACAATAACTTTGAAGTGTGTGAAGTATGCACGTTTATACTACGTACAATTAAAGTGTACACTGAATAGTGACCCTTCAATATTCATATGGCAGCGTATTGCAATAAAATCACTTTACTAG
- a CDS encoding helix-turn-helix transcriptional regulator, with amino-acid sequence MYEWQKQIQIIIDEIDISIKNYNDEALTLRNLSCRLGYSEFYTTRKFKEISGLQFRDYLRHRKLAFALKEVRDSEKSLLDIAFNYGFSSHEAFTRAFKGTYAVTPSDFRKNPKPVVLRTKLNPFDRYFLGLGEIGMIKSTDDVKIYFVTIPAHKFLHIKNYESNGYWDFWQKQNLIQGQDYETICGLLDSIKGKLDDDGGSETNGGSGQIMAYINDPDGRLCDWGIPRTECHGVRLPMEFEGQVPPQMLMIDVPEDEYIVFEHGPFDYEQENRSVEEKIERVMATFDFADTGYFFDTTPGRIIYFYFNPERHFKYIRPVRK; translated from the coding sequence ATGTACGAGTGGCAGAAACAAATACAAATCATCATTGATGAAATTGACATAAGCATTAAAAATTACAATGATGAAGCTTTGACACTACGCAATCTTTCCTGCAGGCTGGGTTATTCCGAATTTTATACTACGAGAAAATTCAAGGAAATATCGGGGCTGCAATTTAGGGATTATCTGCGGCATAGAAAATTAGCTTTTGCACTAAAAGAAGTTCGGGATAGTGAAAAAAGCCTTTTAGATATTGCCTTTAATTATGGCTTTTCATCACATGAAGCGTTTACCAGAGCCTTTAAGGGAACCTATGCTGTAACTCCAAGTGATTTCCGGAAAAATCCTAAGCCAGTCGTTCTTCGTACAAAATTAAACCCTTTTGACCGCTACTTTTTAGGATTGGGAGAGATTGGGATGATTAAATCTACAGATGATGTGAAAATTTATTTTGTTACCATTCCCGCTCACAAATTTTTACACATTAAAAACTATGAGAGTAACGGGTATTGGGATTTTTGGCAAAAGCAAAATCTTATTCAGGGACAGGACTACGAGACCATCTGCGGCTTACTCGATAGTATCAAAGGCAAATTGGATGACGATGGCGGGAGTGAAACTAATGGGGGCAGCGGTCAGATTATGGCGTACATTAATGACCCGGACGGCAGACTCTGCGATTGGGGGATACCGCGTACAGAGTGTCATGGTGTACGGCTTCCTATGGAATTCGAAGGCCAAGTCCCCCCGCAGATGCTTATGATTGATGTTCCCGAAGACGAATATATTGTATTTGAACATGGGCCATTCGATTATGAGCAGGAGAATCGTAGTGTAGAGGAAAAGATTGAACGGGTAATGGCAACCTTTGATTTTGCAGACACGGGTTACTTCTTTGATACTACCCCCGGCCGAATCATTTACTTTTATTTTAATCCGGAACGGCATTTTAAGTACATTAGACCTGTGCGGAAGTAG
- a CDS encoding DUF1801 domain-containing protein, giving the protein MTSSELNPKVDFFFNKASQWKEEYGKLQTILLRCQLTEELKWGGPCYTFQGANIALIHGFKEYCAIMFVKGSLLPDPQGILIQLFHGPQTVRYPYSTGLEIYAAYSEK; this is encoded by the coding sequence ATGACAAGTAGTGAATTGAATCCTAAAGTGGATTTTTTCTTTAATAAAGCAAGTCAATGGAAGGAAGAATACGGGAAACTCCAGACGATCCTGCTTAGATGTCAGCTGACAGAGGAATTGAAGTGGGGGGGGCCTTGTTATACGTTTCAAGGCGCGAATATAGCTCTAATCCACGGATTTAAAGAATATTGTGCGATTATGTTCGTCAAAGGCTCCTTACTGCCTGATCCCCAGGGCATTCTGATTCAGTTATTTCACGGACCCCAAACAGTCCGATACCCGTACAGCACGGGTTTAGAAATATACGCCGCATATTCGGAAAAGTAA
- a CDS encoding SDR family oxidoreductase: MRVFVTGATGYIGSAVVRELIDVGHQVVGLVRSDNSAAKLKDVGAEVHRGDIDDLDSLRRGAAAADGVIHLAFNHDFSNFAGALTADLLAVEAMGAALEGSGKPFVITTHNNGAAVENVVLSLAERGVRTSIVELCPSVHGEGDTGFVPRLINIAKTKGISAYVEEGTNRWPAVHRLDAAHLYRLALEKAPAGSRLDGTADEGVPFRDIASVIGKHLNVPVVSISREEADAHFGFLSTLAALDIPRSSVATQELLEWQPMQPALIPDLEQSHYFNN, encoded by the coding sequence ATGCGTGTTTTTGTCACTGGAGCAACAGGTTACATCGGTTCCGCTGTCGTTCGTGAACTTATTGATGTGGGTCATCAGGTCGTCGGTCTGGTGCGTTCAGACAATAGCGCTGCGAAACTAAAAGATGTCGGGGCCGAAGTACACCGTGGCGACATCGACGATCTCGACAGCCTTCGTAGAGGCGCGGCAGCTGCGGACGGGGTCATTCATCTGGCATTCAATCACGACTTCTCGAACTTCGCCGGGGCACTCACAGCAGATCTGCTTGCGGTCGAAGCGATGGGGGCCGCGCTAGAGGGTTCTGGTAAGCCGTTCGTAATCACCACGCACAATAATGGAGCGGCAGTGGAAAACGTAGTATTATCTCTGGCTGAGCGTGGAGTGCGGACTTCGATCGTAGAGCTTTGTCCTTCGGTACACGGTGAGGGTGACACAGGGTTTGTGCCGAGACTGATAAACATTGCCAAAACGAAGGGCATATCAGCCTATGTCGAAGAGGGGACCAACCGCTGGCCCGCTGTCCACCGTCTTGACGCCGCGCATTTATACCGCCTTGCGTTAGAAAAGGCACCCGCCGGTTCAAGACTAGACGGGACTGCAGATGAAGGAGTTCCATTTCGCGACATCGCAAGTGTTATCGGTAAACATCTGAACGTGCCTGTCGTCAGCATTTCACGTGAAGAGGCAGACGCCCACTTTGGTTTCCTCAGCACGCTTGCAGCACTCGATATCCCGAGATCAAGCGTTGCAACTCAGGAGCTTCTGGAATGGCAGCCAATGCAACCTGCCCTGATTCCCGACCTCGAACAGTCTCACTACTTCAACAACTGA